Below is a window of Plasmodium gaboni strain SY75 chromosome 6, whole genome shotgun sequence DNA.
catacatacatacatatatatatatatatatatatatatatatatatatattattttgtgaatatatttaatattataatattttattttttaaaccTAGTTAGTTTCTTCAAAATGAATATTAGCGATATAGAATTCTTGAATTATGTGActaatataaaaaatatggataTGCTACAACTGTTCTCAAAGgagtaaaaaaaataaagatataataattaagAATTTCgtttttcttcttttatatatatttttattattttatgatattttatttattcttcTTGTAGTTGGATGACATATCACGAACATATAgtttatattaatatatatctacaTAACCATAAGGATATTATAGATATTACACAAGATGAACGAATGAATGTTATTTTGAAAAGGGttaaaaaagaaaggaaaatataattattgtgaatatataaaaatataaacatatatataaatatatatgttcgTGTGTGTgtttatatgattatatttatttttgcCTTCCATAGTTTGAAATTATCCTGAGagatttaataaaaatttatttcattcgctttctatattttgaaaagaaagaagaaaatatttctataattaataaaaatgagAAAGTACAATCTGAAAATATAATGGATGAAGATACATTGAATCATATTCGTATATCTAGTTATATATTGGTATATAAATTCCATCCCCATAaaatcattatattatatatatatatatatatatatatatatatatttatatttatatttatatttatttatttatctttatttagATGTATCATGAATTGTCTCTTTTGAACATAATCGAATTTATCTTATATTCTGATTACGTTTATGATCATATAGAGACTTACATGATAAACATCATATCATACGTATATTCGAATTTAATATCATTCCTAGGAACGTaacattataaaaaaaaaatatatacatatatatatatatataaagtagaataaaataaaatatataaattcatatatatgttgtaGGAAATCAGAGCAATATTTTGTGAAACCCATAAGCGAAATGTTCATAAATGAggttatataaaataaataaatatatatttatatatatatatatatatatttatttatttttatatataacgaataaattaatattcttattatagATGGTATTAGAAGAAGAAGATAATACATACAATGTTGACAAgctaaaaatatatctcaatataataaatatacttCGAAATATTACTGATAAAATTCACCTTTTGAATAATACTGttgtaaataaaatagTTGATTACGgttaaaaaatatgttataaacataaatggatttacacatatatataatatatatatatatatctttttttttatttttagacatgctattaattttaatcccacttattgaaaaaaaacCATGGAGACATCAAAATTATGTGTTCGAAAAAAATGAgtatgttttatttatttttttgtcatatatttttatatatgcttaaatttttttttttttttttatttgcATAATTACTGTAGATGGATAAGAACTGATGATCATACATTATGTAGTGTTGAAAAACAAGtaacaaaaaaatgaaacaataaataaacaatatgtatatgtatatgtatatgtatgtatatatatatatatatatattataatttaatatcACAAGCTATGGctaatattatatactCTCATATTAAGCGATTCATGCCAACaaaagtaaaatataaataccTATTAAAATGACATGTATACgttgtaatattattatatgttatgaatataatgcataaaaatataaataattttttttttctctgTATAGATATGAAATGACTAATTATAGAAGGAACAATATTCTGAAGGTACAACAAAGTGATATGTATTATAACATTTAgaaaatagaaaaaataaaataaaatgaaagagataatcattaattttttatgaatttcttttttttttttttttttttttttttaatatNNNNNNNNNNNNNNNNNNNNNNNNNNNNNNNNNNNNNNNNNNNNNNNNNNNNNNNNNNNNNNNNNNNNNNNNNNNNNNNNNNNNNNNNNNACATATGTATGAGCAACTTCCCCCCATTAAATCTCTTCATACATTTATAGAAGTactaaaaaataaatatataaataaatatataaataaatatataaataaatatataaataaataaataaaacatacTTCATATTGAACAATCTAAACAGTTGgttcaatatatatatatttatttattcttttaagcatttatatatatccacAAGCATTTTTCctgataaaaaaaattccTACCTTATGATCGACGTggtatattatatatatatatttatatatatatatatatatatatatatatatttttataatgcCACAATGAATCCATTTCTTTCATTTCCTTTTTGGAAGGTCCCAGAAATCTTtgatgaaataaaaaatgacgtattgaaaaacaaaaaagaTATCATGTCATTATTcaataatataagaattaaaaaagaacttttaaaaaacatTTCGGAGGTTTATCTATCCATATACGAATTCGATCAAGAAAATAAACGTAtagacaaaaaaaaaaagaaagacacacatatatatatatatatttttttatttatttatattatattttaggaaataaaaataaatctaGTGAAAAGGAAGAACatcaaaaaattattaatcaagaaaaagaaaaaataaatgagacagaaaaaaaacaaaatgatgTAGAATGTTACCTGTGTAATAATTGTAAAGGATTGgtaattcaaaaaaaaaaaaaaaaaaaaaaaaaaagaaatattaattatttttttttttattattccTTTTCAGGCTGAATTACAATGCTCACAGTGTAAAAAAACCTATTACTGCTCAAAGGAATGTCAGGTAAGAACCatcaaattatatatatgaagacatacaataatatattacatatatataatatatatgtcatttttttatatttatacaaaaTCGTTTATATAGATGAAAGACTGGATTAATCACAGAGATGTTTGTTCAAACAACTtatgatttaaaaaaaaaaatacaataaatataattctataatatatatatatatattatcagAATGTCCCNNNNNNNNNNNNNNNNNNNNNNNNNNNNNNNNNNNNNNNNNNNNNNNNNNNNNNNNNNNNNNNaaaaaaaaaaatatatatatatatatatatatatatatatatatatatatattgatatatgTACAATCAATAGGATGgtttaaaatataatttagataagaaatattagccgtctttttttttatttttttttaacattattattaagaacataatatatatatatatgtatattatttggATGATATAACGTTTCGTATGTGCATGATAATAAATGAGGATTATATTTGTAGCACAGTTTATACATGCTTagtatttatatgaatggttactttatatatatatatatatatatatatatatatatatatgtatatatttatatatgtgcaatatactttttatactatttcattttttgaATTAATACAATTGACAATATTAGTTCTACATATAGGACATACCTGACTTTTATACAACCATTTAGTTAAACAGTTGACATGAAAAAAGTGTCTTTTATCACATGGCATGATCATAACATCATCcttattaatataattcatCATACATATAGAGCAGACATCATCattttgattatatatttgattaTCATGGTCACtataattatttgtatCATCTTGACTTTCATTTGACATATCTTTATCACtactaataataatatcatcattgttatcattattttgGTCATCATAAATTTTAATGTTTTCATATGCAGCATGAtctatttctttttcaaggttatttttttttttattatcttcagAAGGTAAAGAATTTAATGGCTTTAACATATCTTGTATATTTTCATCTCCTATATTTGAATTAATAATAGcatttaattctttttcttttaaatatttttgttcttttttttttttttttttgtcctctttactttttataattttcttttgtttatttttttgtgtatTATCCTTATCTATTATAACACTTTTTACTTTGTCTATGATTAATTCAAAGGATGGTTTCTTAATAAAAGTTTTGACACCTGTGCTACCATTTTTATTTCgttttttatgtatataatttatatcttcatatctcataatttttaatttctttataatatattcagGTGTAGGAATTCTATCAGTTTCATCTACTGAGAAATTTATcataatacaaataataatagataaaaataaccctaatgatatataaaataatagaggtataaaatatagagtgattgtaaaataataatatattctgattatttttaaagatATTGTATTAGTagtacatatatttttataaaagtgaagtaaatataatgataataatgataaaaaaaaagttaaaaaattaaataactttattaaagaaatcataatattttttaatctTTCATCATTTTCAATTTCATGTCGAAGCTTTATCCTTATTATAGTAATCTTTAAATGAGCTATGctttttattaaaatggCTATAACAAGGATCCTATTAAAAACATCACATGCTTCACAAGGGGTTCGAAAGTAGTATACACACATCAGGATAAACGATAAgatacaaaaaaataataaaacatataagACCATTGTGAAATATCTAAAAATTACAACTTCGGTGTTATTAATTTCAACATAATTACctgaaataaaaaagacGATAAACctattttttataaaacacaaaaaaaaaaaaaaaaaaaaaaatggaaaatattatatcatatatatcatatatatatatatatatatatgtttgtGTTTGTTTTTGTGTTTTTCTTTGTTATGATAGATACCATTACTAATCTCATCCTCTATATctatattcattttattttatggGGACTTATCACCTATTCagttttattttttttttattttttttgaagaACTCTATATTAACCTACAAAATTAAAACGTtcaacaaaaaaattaaagcACACACACAAGGGaaatacaatataaaagataatatatatatatataaatatatatatgtatgcatatatttttattttattttttatttttcatttaaacATACACTATCTTTCAATTATTACacttgaaaaaaaaaaaaaaaaaaaaatgttttgTAACAAGTTTTATAtctatttctttttatcatttctataaattataaacaCTGACTCTTTTTATGAAAATTCGACAGAATGGAAAAAGAATGTTTTATACATctgaattatataaaacataaaaatatatatatacatatatatattataatatatatgtatttatgtatatatcCCTTTTTAGAtcctattttttttttttttttccttattttcttttaacttttaagaaaattatgaaattttattttcctttttatgcacatatatattttattatattgtttcAATTAACAAAATTGGAGgtacataaaaataaaatgaaagaTATATGATATgtgtattttatatattaaaatatatttatatcttcaaggaattacatatatatatatatatatatattatatatttattactATGTAAACACACATGCAATATTTGTTTAAGCcaaaaatgtataaaataaataatatatatatatatacacaatAGTACgtgtattattattattttatttatttattttttatttttttcgttatttaaacaatatgctttttatatataataacatattctacatttaatttttttattttatgttcTTTTAGTTATgcaaaaaataaaaaggacatattctattttatattttatatttcatatttcatatttcatattacatatttcatatttcatattttatatttcatattttatatttcatatttcatattttcGTGTCATagtattttttatgttatatatttaatcAATTCCACCTCCCctcaaaaaaataaataaataaacaaataaataaacaaataaattattaaagaaatatttgAGCCATTAATTTCAAGTGCAACAAcaaccaaaaaaaaaaaaaaaaaaaaatttcaaGCATACCATATActcatttaaatatattacagTTTACCTACCTTTTAAGTATTCATATTCTGTGTGAAATGTAATATgtatatctttatattttaatttttatagaATGCTTAAAATTTTGGTAACAGCCCTtttattctatatattcACACTTAAcattttatgttttataaatttaaaaagagGTCTATTCAATATCTTAAAAACAGAAACACTTGTGAATATGAATGAGAATGatgaaatatattctaGGCCCGAAAATTTGAAATACGAAagtaataaataaataaataaatatatatatatatgtaaacatataaaaatataaattttttaatttgcATCTTATTcatgtaatattttattttatttttttttattttattttattttttttattttattttattttttttattttatggTGAAAGAATTCGGAAGACCTCAAAATGATTTAATCCTAAATGTTATAGAAAACAAAGACGGCAAAAAGAAATTTAAGAAGATCCCTTTGTGGTTTATGAGACAAGCTGGGAGATATCTACCAGAATATATTGAAATACGTAAGAAGTATgatttttttgaaatatgTAAGAGTCCAGATTTATCATCATATGTATCTATTATGCCATATAATAGATTCAAGACAGATATGATAGTAATATTTTCAGATATcttaataatttttgttGCAATGGGTatagatataaaatttGTAGAGAATGTGGGTCCTGTTTTTAATATGGAAATTTATGATATGAATGATTTTAATAAACTCAATTTGAATgtaaaagaaattatagataatttatattatgtatatgaTTCCATAAatttaacaaaaaaaaaaataaacaatgAGGTACCTATTCTAGGTTTTTGTGGTTCACCatttacattatttatgtatttaacaaggaataataaaaaaacatatgAAGATAgttttaaatttatatatgaaaatcCAAACGATACgcataaaattataaataaattaagtgacatatgtattaatcatttaataaatcaaatTGATAGTGGAGcaaatattattcaaatatttGATAGTAATGCTGAATTAGTAgataaacatatttttaacCAATATAGTATTAAATATCTTAAAAAAGttatagaaataataaaaaaatatagaccaaatatatatattatattatttataaaaaataattttcataataatattaaaaatcTACCTATAGATGTATTATCTATTACACATAAACAATTAATAGATAATACAGAccaattttattttaatttatttcaaaacaatattattttacaAGGAGCACTAGATCCATATATACTATTATTAACAGATCATAACTTGGTTCACCAACATACtataaatatgttaaataatataacttttaaaaataaatatatagcCAATCTAGGTCATGGCATACTTCCAACCACAAAAATCAAAAACGTAAACGTTTTTATTGATACTATACGTAATAATACATGgtcataaatattttcaaagcgcacaaaaaaaaaaaaaaaatatatatatatctacactacatatataattatgtatatatgtatatatattttatttgttaagtttttattttttaaaaaatgttataagattatcaatatattgacatttattcaaaaattatatattataaacattatgcacacacacacaaaaaaaaaataaataaaaaataaaaaataaaaataaaataaaaaataaaatttttttaataaaaacattaaTTTAACAATTTTTGTTAAAACTTTTTCTTCTTTGTCAATCTTGGTACctacaaaaaaaaaaaaaaaaaaaaaaaaaataaataataggaaaccatattttatatattatatattataattatttatttttaattttatgtaCCCATAATATGGCCCTGTATCTGGACGCATTGGTAACATGTTCATTTTCAAGTCTAAAGCACATCCactataaaaaaataaaacaaagaaaaacaatatatatatatatatatatatgtaacttttttaaagtatgtttttttttttttttttttttttttttatatatatatatttattttaaaaaagttTAATAAACATCTTACTATTGATCGTCTTAGGACTTCAATGAACATCAAGAAAAAAGTTATTAAAAAGGAATTAATTTCCTAcaaagaaataataatatataaatatatatatatatatatgtaatattacacatatgtatataagatgttacttttttttattcattaCCTTATTTTCAAAGATATTAATTGGCATAATCGTAATAGCCCATGTCAATCTGAAGAtctgaaaaaaaaaaagacaaaaaaaaattcatatatattaataacaCAATATGCACATTTcatacacatatatatatatatatatatatatatatatctattttttttttttatcgTACTAAATTTAAAAGTCCTGCgaagtaataataatgagGTGGGtacattatattattattcttcctacaattaaaaaaaaaaaaaaaaaaaaaaatagaaaacaaattaataaatatttattttgtaatatatataagagaatattattaaaaaacaTTAACACTCCACTTTTTATAATACCTTAACAAATgattatattcttttaataatcCCCAATCACAATATAAGTCccatatatacatatacgTTGATCCAATAACATAGGAACAAACTAAGATTAATTTACttgtatatatatcaaaacCGAAATATGACCTGcatcataaaaataaataaataaaaatatatatatatatatttatatatatatgttatgGCCACATTATATTTTGGTACTACTGGTTCATTGccatatatttataagtacatcattttatttattttatttttttaccAGTTGAAGGATGTACATATAACTATAAATATTCCAGACAAATATTTcaacatattataaatatgcACCTTTTCCCTTTCATTATTAAATctaaaaaattaattatgAACATTGAATAGGATGATATaaattgtattttttttttttttttttttttttaaagggaaaaattatttatatgtttatgtACCTGATAAGACACTGACATAATCTCAAATAAAAGGGTAAGGCTAAAAATATAGGATTAATATAAGTCTCCAGTACTAcaataagaataaaataataaaatatatatcagtatgaagatattatatatatatatatatatttttttttttttttttacttgGACATTTTGCTGGTTCCTTTGTTTTCATTCCTTTTctacaaaaaaaaacaaatttggtgaaataaatatattttttttttgacAATCAGCTCtatatcatattttcatagatatatatttattttatatataatatttgcTTATTAACTTACAATAAGAAACATAATAAGTATTGAACATCTGAAAATGTTTTAGACAAACTGGTTAAAATATCTCCAATAATGTTATCAAGAAGGTTCACATTATTTACTAAAAATAAactacaaaaaaataaaataaaataaaatgaaataatcATATGATATATACACACGTGCACAcattatatacatatatatatatatatatatatatgtatatacatttatatttttcatctttATGTGTAAAATGTTACCCGCTTAGTAATACTCTCAATAAGGATGAGAAAACAAAATTGTTCTccttatatttataaaaattaaaaggaaaaatggttgtacaaaataataatataaaaagcACAAAAACATGAAAAACAATGtttgaaaaaatatgtatcTGAAATAAAACATCCAgcaaaaatattaataatgataaagTGGTCAGAAATATAATCAAAATTACGTAATTTATCAAGTAGTAATATTCGTcaataattattttatttaaatctAAAATGTatctataaaaaataaaatataaaaaaaatatacatattaagTCAAATTCAATCAATCaattaatacatatatatatatatatatatatatatatatatatatatatatttatttatttatttatttatatttttgattCCTGTTTAAACGTACGTAAAATTAACACCATAAAACTGCATGAACAGAAAGGATCCAAATATGAagaggaaaaaaaaattcaaaacATATAATAGTCTGTATACAGGTAGGACAGACAAAATAACATTcatgtttatattatttatatttatatataacaaaattattgtatttataataagAGTTATCAATATTCCACATAAGATATAAAGGGTTCCTTTATACTGTCctattttttctattttacttttaatatatattttaaaatttaagAAATCTAATTTCTCACAATTATCACCTCTTTTCTTTTGAACTAACAAATAAGttgattttattttttcctataaaataaaaataaaataaataaataaaatatgaacacAAAATGgattatattaaaaaaaaggtatATGTCCATCCATccatacatatatatttttttttatctatttatatatatatttttatttttacgTTAAGCTGTTCCTCTTTGCTTATTTGATGTAAATTATTACAATACTTCTGATAAAGGTCCAAAGATGTTGTAagtttttcttttttgttttttttcttaagTATTTTATAGACAgataatacatttatatttaaataattatttaatatatcaaacgaattatatatatgtaaacattttgtttttgacatttctatttctttaagattaattttatcactttctaaaaaatattttatttcatttaatttttctgTCAAAAAAGAACATTCATTAACATAATGTTCTTTAAccatattaatatattcttctaaaatataaaaaaataaataatcataatcTATATCTACACATTCTATATCTgattttttctttttctcCTTATGGTTTGGTGGATATTTATATTCCGAATTAATTAATGAACACACTTCTTTAACATCTAGATTATTCTTATCAATTCTTTCATATAAACTAATAATATCAGGATtacattttctttttattatcttttttaaaaatttgtAGTCTATGTATTTATGTTCCCAGGATTTTACTTTCATGTGTTTTAACTTCTCAGCGAACTTCattttaaacaaaaataaaatgtaatatatataaatatatgtcaataaataaatgata
It encodes the following:
- a CDS encoding putative MYND finger protein (part of same gene as PGSY75_0607100B~gap found within coding sequence); translation: MNISDIEFLNYVTNIKNMDMLQLFSKDWMTYHEHIVYINIYLHNHKDIIDITQDERMNVILKRFEIILRDLIKIYFIRFLYFEKKEENISIINKNEKVQSENIMDEDTLNHIRISSYILMYHELSLLNIIEFILYSDYVYDHIETYMINIISYVYSNLISFLGTKSEQYFVKPISEMFINEMVLEEEDNTYNVDKLKIYLNIINILRNITDKIHLLNNTVVNKIVDYDMLLILIPLIEKKPWRHQNYVFEKNEWIRTDDHTLCSVEKQLWLILYTLILSDSCQQKYEMTNYRRNNILK
- a CDS encoding putative MYND finger protein (part of same gene as PGSY75_0607100A~gap found within coding sequence), whose protein sequence is HMYEQLPPIKSLHTFIEHLYISTSIFPDKKNSYLMIDVVPEIFDEIKNDVLKNKKDIMSLFNNIRIKKELLKNISEVYLSIYEFDQENKRNKNKSSEKEEHQKIINQEKEKINETEKKQNDVECYLCNNCKGLAELQCSQCKKTYYCSKECQMKDWINHRDVCSNNL
- a CDS encoding putative RING zinc finger protein; the protein is MNIDIEDEISNGNYVEINNTEVVIFRYFTMVLYVLLFFCILSFILMCVYYFRTPCEACDVFNRILVIAILIKSIAHLKITIIRIKLRHEIENDERLKNIMISLIKLFNFLTFFLSLLSLYLLHFYKNICTTNTISLKIIRIYYYFTITLYFIPLLFYISLGLFLSIIICIMINFSVDETDRIPTPEYIIKKLKIMRYEDINYIHKKRNKNGSTGVKTFIKKPSFELIIDKVKSVIIDKDNTQKNKQKKIIKSKEDKKKKKKEQKYLKEKELNAIINSNIGDENIQDMLKPLNSLPSEDNKKKNNLEKEIDHAAYENIKIYDDQNNDNNDDIIISSDKDMSNESQDDTNNYSDHDNQIYNQNDDVCSICMMNYINKDDVMIMPCDKRHFFHVNCLTKWLYKSQVCPICRTNIVNCINSKNEIV
- a CDS encoding uroporphyrinogen III decarboxylase; amino-acid sequence: MLKILVTALLFYIFTLNILCFINLKRGLFNILKTETLVNMNENDEIYSRPENLKYEKFGRPQNDLILNVIENKDGKKKFKKIPLWFMRQAGRYLPEYIEIRKKYDFFEICKSPDLSSYVSIMPYNRFKTDMIVIFSDILIIFVAMGIDIKFVENVGPVFNMEIYDMNDFNKLNLNVKEIIDNLYYVYDSINLTKKKINNEVPILGFCGSPFTLFMYLTRNNKKTYEDSFKFIYENPNDTHKIINKLSDICINHLINQIDSGANIIQIFDSNAELVDKHIFNQYSIKYLKKVIEIIKKYRPNIYIILFIKNNFHNNIKNLPIDVLSITHKQLIDNTDQFYFNLFQNNIILQGALDPYILLLTDHNLVHQHTINMLNNITFKNKYIANLGHGILPTTKIKNVNVFIDTIRNNTWS
- a CDS encoding putative G-protein associated signal transduction protein — protein: MKFAEKLKHMKVKSWEHKYIDYKFLKKIIKRKCNPDIISLYERIDKNNLDVKEVCSLINSEYKYPPNHKEKKKKSDIECVDIDYDYLFFYILEEYINMVKEHYVNECSFLTEKLNEIKYFLESDKINLKEIEMSKTKCLHIYNSFDILNNYLNINVLSVYKILKKKNKKEKLTTSLDLYQKYCNNLHQISKEEQLNEKIKSTYLLVQKKRGDNCEKLDFLNFKIYIKSKIEKIGQYKGTLYILCGILITLIINTIILLYININNINMNVILSVLPVYRLLYVLNFFFLFIFGSFLFMQFYGVNFTYILDLNKIIIDEYYYLINYVILIIFLTTLSLLIFLLDVLFQIHIFSNIVFHVFVLFILLFCTTIFPFNFYKYKENNFVFSSLLRVLLSGLFLVNNVNLLDNIIGDILTSLSKTFSDVQYLLCFLLKGMKTKEPAKCPILETYINPIFLALPFYLRLCQCLIRFNNEREKVHIYNMLKYLSGIFIVICTSFNWSYFGFDIYTSKLILVCSYVIGSTYMYIWDLYCDWGLLKEYNHLLRKNNNIMYPPHYYYFAGLLNLIFRLTWAITIMPINIFENKEINSFLITFFLMFIEVLRRSIWMCFRLENEHVTNASRYRAILWVPRLTKKKKF